One Streptomyces sp. SAI-135 DNA segment encodes these proteins:
- a CDS encoding GNAT family N-acetyltransferase, giving the protein MLIREAVADDWPRIWPFWHRIVAAGETYAWDPDTSEEAARALWMNPAKRVHVVEDETGAVVASAYVTPNYGGPAARIANAGFMVDPDQGGRGIGRALAEHVLATAAADGYRGMVFNAVVETNPAVRLWTSLGFTILGTVPDAFEHPRHGRVGLHVMYKAL; this is encoded by the coding sequence ATGCTGATCAGAGAAGCCGTGGCCGACGACTGGCCACGGATCTGGCCGTTCTGGCACCGGATCGTGGCCGCCGGCGAGACCTACGCCTGGGACCCCGACACCTCCGAAGAGGCCGCTCGCGCCCTGTGGATGAACCCGGCCAAGCGGGTCCACGTCGTCGAGGACGAGACCGGAGCGGTCGTCGCCTCCGCCTACGTCACCCCCAACTACGGTGGTCCGGCAGCCCGGATCGCCAACGCCGGCTTCATGGTCGACCCCGACCAGGGCGGCCGCGGCATCGGCCGCGCCCTCGCCGAGCACGTCCTGGCCACCGCCGCGGCGGACGGCTACCGGGGCATGGTGTTCAACGCCGTCGTGGAGACCAACCCGGCCGTGCGGCTGTGGACCTCGCTCGGCTTCACGATCCTCGGCACCGTGCCGGACGCCTTCGAGCACCCCCGGCACGGGCGGGTCGGCCTGCACGTCATGTACAAGGCCCTCTAG
- a CDS encoding amidase family protein produces MTNWVGRTAAEIAAAVREKRATPREVVAEHLARIERLDGRIGAFRVVRAEAAPAEADEVGARGDLGELPLAGVPVAVKDNLAVRGETNRVGSTATPDTPADADHEVVARLRAAGAVVVGLTNVPELCVFGTTEGVHGTSRNPWDTSRTAGGSSGGSAAAVAAGLVPIALGNDGMGSLRIPAANCGLVTLKPGSGVVPAGISDGDWFGMSENGPLATTVEDARLLLSVLADTEFVRRDASATLDIAVSLRSPLAGVTVSAPYAQAVREAAGLLIKAGHQVRRADPPYPLSLGVTSLATWTAGTSVDAQGLDPRLLARRTRVHAAIGRRFVKSVRKGGARQELRERLEPFFAEHDVLVLPALARRSPKAEAWHERGWLRNVLANTAYSPLTPPWNLTGWPAMSVPFGTLPSGAPTAVQLVGRPGSEAVLLGVAEELERRRPWRRTAPLD; encoded by the coding sequence GTGACCAACTGGGTCGGCCGTACCGCCGCCGAGATCGCCGCAGCCGTCCGTGAGAAGCGGGCCACCCCCCGGGAGGTGGTGGCCGAGCATCTCGCCCGGATCGAGAGGCTCGACGGGCGGATCGGGGCGTTCCGGGTGGTCCGTGCCGAGGCGGCACCGGCAGAGGCCGACGAGGTGGGCGCCCGCGGCGACCTCGGCGAACTGCCCCTGGCCGGGGTGCCCGTGGCCGTCAAGGACAACCTCGCGGTGCGCGGCGAGACCAACCGGGTCGGCTCGACCGCGACCCCGGACACGCCCGCCGACGCCGACCATGAGGTCGTGGCCCGGCTGCGGGCCGCGGGCGCGGTGGTCGTGGGGCTGACGAACGTCCCGGAGCTGTGCGTCTTCGGCACCACGGAGGGCGTCCACGGCACCTCCCGCAACCCCTGGGACACCTCGCGCACGGCCGGCGGCTCGTCCGGCGGCAGCGCGGCCGCGGTCGCCGCGGGCCTGGTCCCGATCGCCCTCGGCAACGACGGCATGGGCTCCCTGCGCATCCCGGCGGCCAACTGCGGCCTCGTCACGCTGAAGCCCGGCTCGGGGGTGGTGCCGGCGGGCATCAGCGACGGCGACTGGTTCGGCATGTCCGAGAACGGCCCCCTCGCGACCACCGTCGAGGACGCCCGCCTGCTGCTCTCGGTCCTCGCCGACACCGAGTTCGTACGACGGGACGCGTCCGCCACTCTCGACATCGCCGTGTCCCTGCGCAGCCCGCTCGCCGGGGTCACCGTCAGCGCGCCGTACGCGCAGGCGGTCCGCGAGGCGGCCGGGCTGCTGATCAAGGCCGGGCACCAGGTGCGGCGCGCCGACCCGCCGTACCCGCTGTCGCTGGGCGTCACCTCGCTCGCCACCTGGACGGCGGGTACGTCGGTGGACGCCCAGGGGCTCGACCCGCGTCTGCTGGCCCGGCGCACCCGGGTGCACGCGGCGATCGGCCGGCGCTTCGTGAAGAGCGTGCGCAAGGGCGGGGCCCGGCAGGAACTGCGCGAGCGCCTGGAGCCGTTCTTCGCCGAGCACGACGTGCTGGTGCTTCCGGCGCTGGCCCGCCGCTCCCCCAAGGCCGAGGCGTGGCACGAACGGGGCTGGCTGCGCAACGTCCTGGCCAACACCGCCTACTCGCCGCTGACCCCGCCCTGGAACCTCACCGGCTGGCCGGCGATGTCGGTCCCGTTCGGCACTCTGCCCTCGGGCGCCCCCACCGCCGTACAACTGGTGGGCCGGCCGGGGTCGGAGGCGGTGCTGCTGGGGGTCGCGGAGGAGCTGGAGCGGCGGCGGCCGTGGCGGCGGACGGCACCGCTCGACTGA
- a CDS encoding family 20 glycosylhydrolase yields MRKRLGFAVVVALLTLFLAPVPAVARPDAGPPVTVPALARWTPEPGAYVYRPGARLIADGPAERRVAATLSGDLRAAGHGSVPVVRGGARAGDIVVDIRPSRASLGTEGYELHSGTRLSITGATETGAFYGTRTLLQLLAQGDRIPAGRTVDVPRYKERGVGVCACYIHISLPWLENLVREMAYHKLNQLLVELKVRSDTHPEANTWGYYTKDEIRRLVALGDKYHVEIIPEINSPGHIDPWIENRPDLQLTDSDGVRQPSRLDITRQAAFDYYTSLMDEYAQVFTAKSWHMGADEYMLGSDFAKYPQVLEYAREKYGSGATPQDAFVDFVNRVHDHAADQGVRLRIWNDGLTGANTVPVRTDTTVEHWLNVAVTPSRLIAQGYSVMNSAYSLYLIRGGFHSDTGSLYERSWDPRSFEGEELASSRGVTGAKISLWPDNGRGETENEVAVRLWPALRHVAQATWGDPHPDATYAEFVARGTAVGHAAGRRDLTRVPVADGTYRFGRSFTATVRRTADGYVTLRSAAGCLAVSGGRLTLNVPLQPGVEATWDSCDAANTLQRWELKPAAGGHLLVNAITRMALTVTDDGRLVQYPPDQRAPAVWHLS; encoded by the coding sequence ATGAGGAAACGGCTGGGATTCGCCGTCGTCGTGGCGCTGCTGACGCTGTTCCTGGCGCCCGTGCCGGCGGTCGCCCGCCCGGACGCGGGACCACCGGTCACCGTGCCGGCCCTGGCCCGGTGGACTCCGGAGCCGGGCGCCTACGTCTACCGGCCCGGGGCCCGCCTGATAGCGGACGGCCCCGCCGAACGCCGGGTCGCCGCCACGCTCTCCGGTGATCTGCGGGCCGCCGGCCATGGCTCGGTCCCCGTCGTACGCGGCGGGGCCCGCGCCGGTGACATCGTTGTCGACATACGGCCGTCCCGGGCCTCCCTCGGCACCGAGGGCTACGAACTGCACTCCGGCACACGCCTGTCGATCACCGGAGCGACCGAGACCGGCGCCTTCTACGGCACCCGGACCCTCCTCCAGCTCCTCGCCCAAGGCGACCGGATCCCCGCCGGACGCACGGTCGACGTGCCGCGCTACAAGGAGCGGGGCGTGGGCGTGTGCGCCTGCTACATCCACATCTCGCTGCCCTGGCTGGAGAACCTCGTCCGCGAGATGGCCTACCACAAGCTCAACCAGCTGCTCGTGGAACTGAAGGTCAGGAGCGACACCCACCCCGAGGCCAACACCTGGGGCTACTACACCAAGGACGAGATACGCCGGCTCGTCGCCCTCGGCGACAAGTACCACGTGGAGATCATCCCCGAGATCAACTCCCCGGGGCACATCGACCCGTGGATCGAGAACCGCCCGGACCTCCAGCTGACCGACTCCGACGGCGTCAGGCAGCCCTCGCGCCTCGACATCACCCGGCAGGCGGCCTTCGACTACTACACGAGCCTGATGGACGAGTACGCCCAGGTCTTCACGGCGAAGTCCTGGCACATGGGCGCCGACGAGTACATGCTCGGCTCGGACTTCGCGAAGTACCCGCAGGTTCTCGAGTACGCGCGGGAGAAGTACGGTTCCGGCGCCACCCCCCAGGACGCCTTCGTCGACTTCGTCAACCGCGTCCACGACCACGCGGCGGACCAGGGCGTGCGGCTGCGCATCTGGAACGACGGGCTGACCGGCGCCAACACCGTGCCGGTGCGGACCGACACCACGGTCGAGCACTGGCTGAACGTCGCGGTCACGCCGAGCCGGCTCATCGCGCAGGGCTACTCGGTGATGAACTCCGCCTACTCGCTCTACCTGATCCGGGGCGGCTTCCACAGCGACACCGGGTCGCTGTACGAACGGAGTTGGGACCCGCGCAGCTTCGAGGGCGAGGAACTGGCCTCCTCCCGGGGCGTCACGGGCGCCAAGATCAGCCTGTGGCCGGACAACGGGCGGGGTGAGACCGAGAACGAGGTCGCCGTACGGCTGTGGCCCGCGTTGCGTCATGTCGCCCAGGCCACCTGGGGCGACCCGCACCCCGACGCCACCTACGCCGAGTTCGTGGCGCGAGGTACGGCGGTCGGACACGCGGCCGGACGGCGGGACCTGACCCGGGTGCCGGTCGCGGACGGGACGTACCGCTTCGGGCGGTCCTTCACGGCCACGGTCCGGCGCACCGCGGACGGGTACGTGACCTTGCGGTCGGCGGCCGGCTGTCTCGCGGTCAGCGGCGGAAGGCTCACGCTCAACGTGCCGCTCCAGCCCGGCGTCGAGGCGACCTGGGACAGCTGCGACGCCGCGAACACCCTGCAGCGCTGGGAGTTGAAGCCCGCGGCGGGCGGCCACCTGCTCGTCAACGCGATCACCCGGATGGCGCTCACCGTCACGGACGACGGCCGGCTCGTGCAGTACCCGCCCGACCAACGTGCCCCCGCAGTCTGGCACTTGAGCTGA
- a CDS encoding alpha-L-fucosidase: protein MTLSRRLFVTAAAGLAVTGVPGPAAALAGDRGRRIPVSPDDTEADLVRKASQVRPTARQIAWQRLERTAFLHFGVNTFTGLEWGTGDEDPDVFQPARLDTDQWAAALKDGGFRLAVLTVKHHDGFVLHPSRYTGHSVASSSWRNGQGDVLRSFTDSMRRYGLKVGVYISPADENQYLHGVYANGSARSPRTIPTLVPGDDRAPDRFHTLDATDYGAHMLNTLYEVLTEYGPVDEVWFDGAQGHIPSDKVESYDWDSWYTLVRALAPDAAIAVTGPDLRWVGNESGIAREDEWSVIPVKENQYGRTDWALSYDTPDEGSRAALVKAQPTTDYLQWWPAECDVSLRDGWFYHAGQQPKSVDDLTEIFFGSVGRNAVLLLNVPPDTDGLLHATDVVRLREFRERIDRELPRDLAQGARRTSAPDRVTLDLGRETEADRIRLAEDIRHGQQVENFVVEAFRDGTWTQVTAAGTIGASRILRLPVPVRARKWRLRVTRSRGAVRPAGFGLYRSEV, encoded by the coding sequence ATGACCCTCTCCAGACGCCTCTTCGTCACCGCCGCCGCCGGACTCGCCGTGACCGGTGTTCCCGGTCCGGCGGCGGCCCTGGCCGGTGACCGCGGCCGGCGCATCCCCGTCTCGCCGGACGACACCGAGGCGGACCTCGTCCGCAAGGCGTCCCAAGTCCGGCCCACCGCACGGCAGATCGCCTGGCAGCGCCTGGAGCGCACCGCGTTCCTGCACTTCGGCGTGAACACCTTCACCGGCCTGGAGTGGGGCACCGGCGACGAGGACCCGGACGTCTTCCAGCCGGCCCGCCTGGACACCGACCAGTGGGCGGCGGCCCTGAAGGACGGCGGCTTCAGACTGGCCGTCCTCACCGTCAAGCACCACGACGGCTTCGTCCTCCACCCCTCCCGCTACACCGGCCACTCGGTGGCGTCGAGCAGCTGGCGCAACGGCCAGGGGGACGTACTGCGGTCCTTCACCGACTCCATGCGGCGCTACGGCCTCAAGGTCGGCGTCTACATCTCGCCCGCCGACGAGAACCAGTACCTGCACGGGGTGTACGCCAACGGCAGCGCCCGCTCCCCGCGCACGATCCCGACCCTCGTGCCGGGCGACGACCGCGCACCGGACCGCTTCCACACCCTCGACGCCACCGACTACGGCGCCCACATGCTCAACACGCTGTACGAGGTCCTCACCGAGTACGGTCCCGTGGACGAGGTGTGGTTCGACGGCGCCCAGGGGCACATCCCGTCCGACAAGGTGGAGAGCTACGACTGGGACAGCTGGTACACCCTGGTGCGGGCCCTCGCCCCGGACGCGGCCATCGCCGTCACCGGTCCCGACCTGCGCTGGGTCGGCAACGAGAGCGGCATCGCGCGCGAGGACGAGTGGAGCGTGATCCCGGTCAAGGAGAACCAGTACGGCCGCACCGACTGGGCGCTGTCGTACGACACCCCCGACGAGGGCAGCCGGGCCGCGCTGGTGAAGGCGCAGCCGACGACCGACTACCTCCAGTGGTGGCCCGCCGAGTGCGACGTCTCCCTCCGCGACGGCTGGTTCTACCATGCCGGCCAGCAGCCCAAGTCGGTCGACGACCTGACGGAGATCTTCTTCGGTTCGGTGGGCCGCAACGCGGTGCTGCTGCTGAACGTCCCGCCGGACACCGACGGTCTTCTGCACGCCACGGACGTCGTCCGGCTGCGCGAGTTCCGTGAGCGCATCGACCGCGAGCTGCCCCGCGACCTGGCGCAGGGCGCCCGCAGGACCTCGGCGCCGGACCGCGTGACGCTGGACCTGGGCCGCGAGACGGAGGCCGACCGGATCCGTCTCGCGGAGGACATCCGGCACGGCCAGCAGGTGGAGAACTTCGTCGTCGAGGCCTTCCGCGACGGCACGTGGACGCAGGTCACGGCCGCCGGCACCATCGGCGCGAGCCGCATCCTGCGGCTGCCGGTTCCGGTGCGGGCCCGGAAGTGGCGGCTGCGGGTGACCCGGTCCCGCGGCGCCGTGCGGCCCGCGGGGTTCGGGCTGTACCGGTCGGAGGTCTGA
- a CDS encoding LacI family DNA-binding transcriptional regulator, with amino-acid sequence MKDIARRAGVSQSAVSFALNGRPGVSEDTRDRVRQVAEELGWRPSTAARALSGEGAATVGFVLARPAETLGVDSFFLQLVSGIQEVLAERHLGLLFQVVEDVEDECAVYRRWWAEHRVDGVLVVDPRTDDPRTGVLNELGLPGVVIGGAPDERHPGLSTVWADDAGAMAAVVDELYALGHRRIVHIAGLPGLAHTERRIRTLRTEAGRRGLTGVKSVTTDYSDAEGAAVTRRVLEAPAPPTALIYDNDVMALAGVAAATELGRSVPGDVSVVAWEDSALCRMVKPWLSALSRDSVEFGRTAARELTALLDGGPARTVRVPVPRLIVRDSTGAARGA; translated from the coding sequence ATGAAGGACATCGCGCGGCGGGCCGGGGTCTCCCAGAGCGCGGTCTCCTTCGCGTTGAACGGCCGCCCCGGGGTGTCCGAGGACACCCGCGACCGGGTGCGGCAGGTCGCCGAGGAACTCGGCTGGCGCCCCAGCACCGCGGCCCGCGCGCTGTCCGGCGAGGGCGCGGCCACGGTCGGCTTCGTCCTGGCCCGCCCCGCCGAGACGCTCGGCGTCGACTCGTTCTTCCTGCAACTCGTCTCGGGGATACAGGAGGTGCTGGCGGAGCGTCATCTCGGGCTGCTGTTCCAGGTGGTGGAGGACGTCGAGGACGAGTGCGCGGTCTACCGGCGCTGGTGGGCCGAGCACCGGGTCGACGGTGTCCTGGTGGTCGACCCGCGCACGGACGACCCCCGCACCGGAGTCCTCAACGAACTGGGACTGCCGGGTGTGGTGATCGGCGGCGCCCCCGACGAACGCCATCCGGGGCTGTCGACCGTCTGGGCGGACGACGCCGGAGCGATGGCCGCAGTCGTGGACGAGCTGTACGCGCTCGGCCACCGGCGGATCGTGCACATCGCGGGCCTGCCGGGTCTCGCCCACACCGAGCGCCGCATCCGCACCCTGCGCACGGAGGCCGGGCGGCGCGGGCTGACCGGGGTGAAGTCGGTGACCACCGACTACTCCGACGCGGAGGGCGCGGCCGTGACCCGCCGGGTCCTGGAGGCGCCCGCTCCCCCGACCGCGCTGATCTACGACAACGACGTGATGGCCCTCGCCGGAGTGGCCGCCGCGACCGAACTGGGCCGCTCGGTGCCCGGGGACGTGTCGGTGGTGGCCTGGGAGGACTCGGCACTGTGCCGCATGGTCAAGCCCTGGCTGTCGGCGCTGTCCCGGGACAGCGTGGAGTTCGGCCGCACGGCTGCCAGGGAACTGACCGCCCTGCTGGACGGCGGCCCGGCCCGGACCGTACGCGTGCCGGTGCCGCGGCTGATCGTGCGGGACAGCACCGGAGCTGCGCGGGGCGCCTGA
- a CDS encoding sugar ABC transporter substrate-binding protein: MPISRRTLAAAAAACLLVPLSACGSGGDDTGSSDASGKIEGDITFQTWNLRANFKDYFEGLITDFEKKYPGTKVKWVDQPAEGYADKISADAAGGTLPDVVNVSPDLVAPLAKAGLALDLDQAAGQYKKEYLDGAWASHQIPGMTGTYAFPWYLNTGPLFYNKTLFRQAGLDPDQPPKTYDDLFTDALELAEKSDGKVATLANVPTIEDFGRYGVPLMNDEGTAFAFNDSKGVELLTKYKELYDAKALDPQALTATPESSGKKFLTGAVAMNPGSALDLGNFKKQAPNLYKNIGITDQITSTGHVNMYVMGVMVNAQTKKKAASVAFAHYVTDAEHQMSFAKKVAIFPSTAGSLDDPYFTKEDGTDETRVRIAAAKSLKNAVNYTPVLFSEQMKTALRNEVAKALQGKESPKEALDNAVKACDTLLQQQG, from the coding sequence GTGCCCATTTCCCGCAGAACCCTCGCCGCCGCTGCCGCCGCCTGTCTCCTCGTGCCGCTGAGCGCGTGCGGCTCCGGGGGCGACGACACAGGCTCGTCCGACGCCTCCGGAAAGATCGAGGGCGACATCACCTTCCAGACCTGGAACCTCCGGGCGAACTTCAAGGACTATTTCGAGGGCTTGATCACCGACTTCGAGAAGAAGTACCCCGGCACCAAGGTCAAGTGGGTCGACCAGCCCGCCGAGGGCTACGCCGACAAGATCAGCGCCGACGCCGCGGGCGGCACCCTGCCCGACGTCGTCAACGTCTCCCCCGACCTGGTCGCACCCCTGGCCAAGGCCGGCCTCGCGCTCGACCTCGACCAGGCGGCCGGACAGTACAAGAAGGAGTACCTGGACGGCGCCTGGGCCAGCCATCAGATACCGGGCATGACCGGTACGTACGCCTTCCCCTGGTACCTCAACACCGGCCCGCTCTTCTACAACAAGACCCTCTTCAGGCAGGCCGGCCTCGACCCCGACCAGCCGCCGAAGACGTACGACGACCTCTTCACCGACGCGCTCGAACTGGCGGAGAAGAGCGACGGCAAGGTCGCCACCCTCGCCAACGTGCCCACCATCGAGGACTTCGGCCGCTACGGGGTCCCGCTCATGAACGACGAGGGCACCGCCTTCGCCTTCAACGACAGCAAGGGCGTCGAACTCCTCACCAAGTACAAGGAGTTGTACGACGCCAAGGCGCTCGACCCGCAGGCGCTCACCGCCACGCCCGAGTCCTCCGGCAAGAAGTTCCTCACCGGAGCAGTCGCCATGAACCCCGGCAGCGCCCTGGACCTCGGCAACTTCAAGAAGCAGGCGCCGAACCTGTACAAGAACATCGGCATCACCGACCAGATCACCAGCACCGGGCACGTCAACATGTACGTGATGGGCGTGATGGTGAACGCGCAGACCAAGAAGAAGGCCGCCTCCGTCGCCTTCGCGCACTACGTCACCGACGCCGAGCACCAGATGTCCTTCGCGAAGAAGGTCGCCATCTTCCCGAGCACCGCCGGATCGCTGGACGACCCGTACTTCACCAAGGAGGACGGCACGGACGAGACGCGGGTGCGGATCGCCGCCGCCAAGTCCCTGAAGAACGCGGTCAACTACACGCCCGTGCTGTTCAGCGAGCAGATGAAGACGGCCCTGCGCAACGAGGTCGCCAAGGCGCTCCAGGGCAAGGAAAGCCCCAAGGAAGCTCTCGACAACGCTGTCAAGGCGTGCGACACGCTGCTCCAGCAGCAGGGATGA
- a CDS encoding sugar ABC transporter permease, which yields MSSSTVPRVRPDSRAPDVPRGRRVRRQLPTSPWLFAAPGLIVIGAFILYPFVSTLVNAFTDKRTLIPGEFVGLANFRELLHDDMFWIGLRNSTLYVLGVVPALVILPLLLALLVQKNIPGITFFRSAFYTPVVASIVVVGLIWVWLLDERGLINSLLESVGVGRIGFLSDQWLLLLSAMAVTVWKGLGYYMIIYLAALANVPRELHEAAAVDGAGAVRRFVTVTVPAVRSTMALVGALSSVAAFKVFSEVYLMAGPSGGPAGEDTTLVMLVQRTGTGLTGRVGYASAISIVVFVVTVALMLLVLRADRRAES from the coding sequence ATGTCCTCGTCCACCGTCCCCCGGGTCCGGCCCGACAGCCGCGCGCCCGACGTCCCCCGCGGGCGTCGGGTGCGGCGCCAACTGCCGACCAGTCCCTGGCTGTTCGCCGCACCCGGGCTGATCGTCATCGGCGCCTTCATCCTGTACCCGTTCGTCTCCACGCTGGTGAACGCCTTCACCGACAAGCGCACCCTGATCCCGGGCGAGTTCGTCGGCCTCGCGAACTTCCGTGAGCTGCTGCACGACGACATGTTCTGGATCGGTCTGCGCAACAGCACGCTCTACGTCCTCGGAGTCGTGCCCGCGCTGGTGATCCTGCCGCTGCTGCTCGCCCTGCTGGTCCAGAAGAACATCCCCGGCATCACCTTCTTCCGGTCCGCCTTCTACACCCCGGTCGTCGCGTCGATCGTCGTGGTCGGACTCATCTGGGTGTGGCTCCTCGACGAACGTGGCCTGATCAACTCGCTGCTGGAGTCCGTCGGAGTCGGCCGGATCGGCTTCCTGAGCGACCAGTGGCTGCTCCTGCTGAGCGCCATGGCCGTCACGGTGTGGAAGGGCCTCGGCTACTACATGATCATCTATCTGGCCGCGTTGGCGAACGTGCCGCGCGAGCTGCACGAGGCCGCCGCGGTCGACGGGGCCGGAGCCGTCCGCCGGTTCGTCACGGTGACGGTGCCCGCGGTCCGCTCGACCATGGCGCTCGTCGGGGCGTTGTCCTCGGTCGCCGCCTTCAAGGTGTTCTCCGAGGTCTACCTGATGGCCGGCCCGAGCGGCGGACCGGCCGGCGAGGACACCACCCTCGTGATGCTGGTCCAGCGCACCGGCACCGGACTCACCGGCCGGGTCGGCTACGCGTCCGCCATCTCGATCGTGGTCTTCGTCGTCACCGTGGCACTGATGCTGCTCGTGCTGCGCGCCGACCGGAGGGCGGAGTCGTGA
- a CDS encoding carbohydrate ABC transporter permease: MTRVRKRELVLRYALLLAVLALTTGPFLWQLSTSLKGPTEDIYSSPPSFLPQHPTLHNYERVSDTIPVWDYALNSLKVATANVVTNCAGSALAGYALARLRYRGRRAATLAFVLAMLVPVEGIIIAQFTTMRELGLNNTLIGVVLPGCIGAMNVLLMRNAFLNLPYEIEEAAYVDGANVWQRFLRIALPSVKGTVAVVAIFAFMGAWDDFLWPLIVLSDPSKFTLTIGLNYLHGTFANDERLVAAGTVIAVAPLIALFACLQRYFFRGVGEGAVKG, encoded by the coding sequence GTGACCCGGGTGCGCAAGCGCGAACTGGTGCTGCGGTACGCCCTGTTGCTCGCCGTCCTCGCCCTGACCACCGGCCCCTTCCTCTGGCAGCTGTCGACCTCGCTCAAAGGACCCACCGAGGACATCTACAGCTCCCCGCCGAGCTTCCTGCCCCAGCACCCCACCCTGCACAACTACGAGCGGGTCTCCGACACCATCCCGGTCTGGGACTACGCCCTCAACTCCCTGAAGGTCGCCACCGCCAACGTCGTGACCAACTGCGCCGGTTCTGCCCTCGCCGGCTACGCCCTGGCCCGACTGCGCTACCGGGGCCGCCGCGCGGCCACGCTCGCCTTCGTCCTGGCGATGCTTGTGCCGGTGGAGGGCATCATCATCGCCCAGTTCACCACCATGCGGGAGCTCGGCCTCAACAACACCCTGATCGGTGTGGTCCTGCCGGGCTGCATCGGAGCGATGAACGTCCTGCTGATGCGCAACGCCTTCCTCAACCTGCCCTACGAGATCGAGGAGGCGGCCTACGTCGACGGCGCCAACGTCTGGCAGCGGTTCCTGCGGATCGCCCTGCCGTCGGTGAAGGGCACGGTGGCCGTCGTCGCGATCTTCGCCTTCATGGGTGCCTGGGACGACTTCCTGTGGCCGCTGATCGTGCTGAGCGACCCGTCGAAGTTCACGCTGACCATCGGACTCAACTACCTGCACGGCACCTTCGCCAACGACGAACGGCTCGTAGCCGCCGGCACGGTCATCGCCGTGGCCCCGCTGATCGCCCTTTTCGCCTGCCTCCAGCGGTACTTCTTCCGCGGGGTCGGCGAGGGCGCGGTCAAGGGCTGA
- a CDS encoding cellulase family glycosylhydrolase, with protein sequence MPSAVRFGVNYTPSQGWFHHWLDFDLDSVRADLDSVAALGLDHIRVFPLWPYFQPNRALIRQRAVADLVRLVDAAAERGLDVNVDGLQGHLSSFDFLPAWTRTWHRRNLFTDPQVIEGQAAYLRTLATALADRPNFLGMTLGNEVNQFSAGPHPDPDRATSEQIDAWLTRMLAACEEGAPGRLHLHAEYDATWYQDDQPFTPAQAARHGAVTAVHSWVFNGTAQRHGRTSVPAEHHAAYLVELSKAWADDPHRPVWLQEVGAPAPLVPPEHAAAFTEATIANALDCPDLWGITWWCSHDVSRELADFPELEYGLGLLTNDRRPKDTARVLERAARAGSAAPERRTTALVVPADPASRSLCAPGGPVFDAYFRLVADGVRPTTVLDTRATDRDHLAARSITEVVTSDQVLPPHKDH encoded by the coding sequence ATGCCTTCTGCCGTGCGCTTCGGCGTCAACTACACCCCGAGCCAGGGGTGGTTCCACCACTGGCTCGACTTCGACCTCGACTCCGTCCGCGCCGACCTCGACTCCGTCGCCGCCCTGGGCCTGGACCACATCCGGGTCTTCCCGCTGTGGCCGTACTTCCAGCCGAACCGCGCCCTGATCCGGCAGCGGGCCGTGGCGGACCTCGTGCGGCTCGTCGACGCCGCCGCCGAGCGCGGTCTCGACGTCAACGTCGACGGCCTCCAGGGGCACTTGAGCAGCTTCGACTTCCTGCCCGCCTGGACCCGGACCTGGCACCGCCGCAACCTCTTCACCGACCCGCAGGTCATCGAGGGCCAGGCCGCCTATCTGCGCACCCTCGCGACGGCACTGGCGGACCGGCCCAACTTCCTCGGCATGACCCTCGGCAACGAGGTCAACCAGTTCTCCGCGGGCCCCCACCCCGACCCGGACCGGGCCACCTCCGAGCAGATCGACGCCTGGCTCACCCGCATGCTGGCCGCCTGCGAGGAGGGCGCTCCCGGCAGGCTGCACCTGCACGCCGAGTACGACGCCACCTGGTACCAGGACGACCAGCCCTTCACCCCCGCCCAGGCCGCCCGCCACGGCGCCGTCACCGCGGTGCACTCCTGGGTCTTCAACGGCACCGCCCAGCGCCACGGCCGCACCTCCGTCCCGGCCGAGCACCACGCCGCCTACCTCGTCGAACTCAGCAAGGCCTGGGCCGACGACCCGCACCGGCCGGTCTGGCTCCAGGAGGTCGGCGCCCCCGCACCCCTGGTCCCGCCCGAGCACGCGGCCGCCTTCACCGAGGCCACGATCGCCAACGCCCTGGACTGCCCCGACCTGTGGGGCATCACCTGGTGGTGCTCCCACGACGTGTCCCGGGAACTGGCCGACTTCCCGGAACTGGAGTACGGACTCGGCCTGTTGACCAACGACCGCAGACCGAAGGACACCGCCCGGGTCCTGGAACGTGCGGCCCGGGCGGGCTCGGCCGCACCCGAACGCCGTACGACCGCACTCGTCGTCCCCGCCGACCCCGCCTCCCGCTCGCTCTGCGCGCCCGGCGGGCCCGTCTTCGACGCGTACTTCCGGCTGGTCGCCGACGGCGTCCGCCCCACCACCGTCCTCGACACCCGCGCCACCGACCGGGACCACCTGGCCGCGCGCTCCATCACCGAGGTCGTCACATCCGATCAGGTACTCCCACCCCACAAGGACCACTAG